In Fulvia fulva chromosome 10, complete sequence, a single window of DNA contains:
- a CDS encoding Glutathione S-transferase kappa 1: MDDAREQATLGAKGGKSSGNGTITLYVDIISPFGYMAYWLTRNSPAFESLSNSITYIPIHLGQLMQQAGNTAPVLIKNKKEWIGLERERWAKQFSIPMSDSMPVPFPQSTVNTQRALCYIASHHPASLVPAIDALYRAFWIESKTIGKVEVIEAVLEPVVGREKVKAVVEGVKSEGVKKMLAENTKKAFGDGAFGLPWFVATNAQGKTEGFWGVDHIGQLLEHMGVEVQREGGYRAML; the protein is encoded by the exons ATGGACGACGCAAGAGAACAAGCAACACTGGGCGCGAAGGGAGGAAAGTCGAGCGGCAATGGCACGATCACGCTCTACGTCGACATCATCAGCCCATTTGGGTACATGGCGTACTGGCTGACCAGA AACTCCCCCGCCTTCGAATCCCTCTCCAACTCCATAACCTACATCCCCATCCACCTCGGCCAACTCATGCAACAAGCCGGCAACACCGCCCCGGTCCTCATCAAAAACAAAAAAGAATGGATCGGCCTCGAACGCGAACGCTGGGCGAAACAATTCTCCATCCCAATGTCCGACTCCATGCCCGTCCCCTTCCCCCAATCCACCGTCAACACCCAGCGCGCCCTCTGCTACATCGCCTCCCACCACCCGGCCTCTCTCGTCCCCGCCATCGACGCGCTGTACCGTGCGTTCTGGATTGAGAGCAAGACGATTGGGAAGGTGGAGGTTATTGAGGCTGTGCTGGAGCCGGTGGTGGGGAGGGAGAAGGTCAAGGCGGTGGTGGAGGGGGTTAAGAGTGAGGGGGTTAAGAAGATGTTGGCGGAGAATACGAAGAAGGCGTTTGGGGATGGGGCGTTTGGGTTGCCGTGGTTTGTGGCGACGAATGCGCAGGGGAAGACGGAGGGGTTTTGGGGTGTGGATCATATTGGGCAGTTGTTGGAGCATATGGGGGTGGAGGTTCAGAGGGAGGGGGGGTATAGGGCGATGTTGTAG
- a CDS encoding putative mRNA-splicing protein ubp10 — MAKRPAESPLEQSYSDSPASKKARVQDVPDEDLPPPPPPAEVAQNGHANGASNGADDDDDEEEDDVAYQGTGSLRQKDATEGYSDLYLDTIARTRLDFDFEKLCSVTLSHINVYACLVCGKYYSGRGPKTPAYFHALEENHHVYINMETKKVYVLPEGYEVKNKSLDDIKVVVDPRFSQEEIKTLDKEPKPQWDLLGRKYIPGFVGLNNIKANDYLNVVVQALSHVRPLRDFLMLEDLSSRPELVKRFSVMVRKIWNPKSFKSHVSPHELIQEIALRSNKKFLLTEQADPVDFLSWFLNNLHLSLGGSKTKPRSSLIQKIFQGSLRVESQAISARADAGDRLRFEDADIKSQTSPFMILTLDLPPAPLFQDDVEKNIIPQVPLTTVLQKYNGITGQERMNTRVRYRLQHPLPPYLIMHVKRFQPNKFLQSQRNPTIVTFNPRALDMSPYVAPDPKLHNTGDPIVYDLVANVTYEGVKVRDDSVEGEAERKVWKAQVKEGGERGQWWEMQDLFVERVNADLLATKESYVMVWERRRGKGKGKA; from the coding sequence ATGGCGAAACGACCTGCGGAATCACCTCTGGAGCAGTCATATAGCGATTCGCCGGCATCGAAGAAGGCGCGCGTGCAAGATGTCCCCGACGAAGATTTACCTCCTCCACCTCCACCGGCAGAGGTAGCCCAGAATGGACATGCCAATGGCGCATCGAATGGCGCAGACGATGACGATGACGAGGAGGAAGATGACGTCGCATACCAAGGCACAGGCTCGCTACGGCAAAAGGACGCGACGGAAGGATACTCAGATCTCTACCTGGACACAATAGCACGAACGCGACTAGACTTTGACTTCGAAAAGTTATGCTCGGTCACACTATCGCATATCAACGTATACGCATGTCTGGTATGCGGGAAATACTACTCGGGTCGAGGGCCGAAGACACCGGCATATTTCCACGCGCTCGAGGAGAACCATCATGTGTACATCAACATGGAGACGAAGAAGGTGTACGTGCTACCCGAAGGCTACGAGgtgaagaacaagagcttggACGACATCAAAGTCGTGGTAGACCCACGCTTCTCGCAGGAAGAGATCAAGACACTGGACAAGGAGCCCAAGCCGCAATGGGACCTGCTGGGCAGGAAATACATACCCGGATTCGTTGGCCTGAACAATATCAAAGCGAACGACTACCTAAATGTCGTAGTACAAGCGCTATCACACGTACGGCCCCTGCGAGACTTCCTCATGCTAGAAGACCTCTCCTCAAGACCTGAGCTAGTGAAGCGGTTCAGCGTCATGGTCCGCAAGATCTGGAACCCAAAGTCCTTCAAATCCCACGTTTCGCCGCACGAGCTGATCCAGGAGATCGCCCTGCGAAGCAACAAGAAGTTCCTCCTAACCGAACAAGCCGACCCCGTCGACTTCCTGAGCTGGTTCCTCAACAACCTCCACCTCTCCCTCGGCGGCAGCAAAACCAAACCCCGCAGCTCCCTCATCCAGAAAATCTTTCAAGGCTCCCTACGAGTAGAGTCCCAAGCAATCAGCGCCCGCGCCGACGCCGGCGATCGCCTTCGCTTCGAAGACGCAGACATCAAATCCCAAACCTCACCCTTCATGATCCTAACCCTGGACCTGCCCCCCGCACCCCTCTTCCAGGACGACGTGGAGAAGAACATCATCCCCCAAGTCCCCCTCACCACCGTCCTCCAGAAATACAACGGCATCACCGGCCAAGAACGCATGAACACCCGCGTCCGCTATCGCCTCCAACACCCCCTTCCTCCTTACCTCATCATGCACGTAAAACGCTTCCAACCCAACAAATTCCTCCAATCCCAACGCAACCCCACCATCGTCACCTTTAACCCCCGCGCGCTGGACATGTCACCCTACGTCGCTCCAGATCCGAAACTTCACAACACAGGAGATCCGATTGTCTACGACTTGGTCGCGAATGTCACGTACGAGGGGGTGAAAGTCCGCGATGATTCGGTGGAGGGGGAGGCGGAGAGGAAGGTGTGGAAGGCGCAGGTGAAGGAGGGTGGGGAGAGGGGGCAGTGGTGGGAGATGCAGGATTTGTTTGTGGAGAGGGTAAATGCGGATTTGTTGGCGACGAAGGAGAGTTATGTTATGGTGTGGGAGAGGAGGAGGGGGAAAGGGAAGGGGAAGGCGTGA
- a CDS encoding F-box/WD repeat-containing protein lin-23, giving the protein MSEAIDGSMGLDQDARRFAFPHPDHGVEGHQASIYAIDLKPPYLLSGSADRTIKIWDVQTQRIIRGPLIGHEGSSTDASIIIWRFSTGELVERIVKSHEETVLDLCFDDKYLVTGSKNKSVKIWSRPSTFEAELVGTLDLHGAAVNVVLTQKQTDGSRILFTGSGDHTISMWSLRHSGSELETNHVRNFTTHRTGIAAMDVFGDQLISGSSDNAVKIHDIHAGTTIASLEGHTNLIRTVQVIAGANGLSTVVSGSYDGTIRFWRRSKHETDAGSLPQQWSEVDRLEYDGANNPESTDAELAKRFGEGKRIFDLRVSSHGGHTK; this is encoded by the exons ATGTCTGAAGCTATAGACGGCAGTATGGGCCTTGACCAAGATGCCCGACGTTTCGCCTTCCCTCATCCAGATCACGGCGTTGAAGGGCATCAGGCCAGTATCTATGCTATCGACCTCAAGCCTCCTTACCTTCTGTCTGGATCCGCAGACAGAACCATCAAGATCTGGGATGTCCAGACCCAGCGCATTATACGAGGGCCACTGATAGGACATGAAGGCA GCAGTACGGATGCATCTATCATCATCTGGCGCTTCTCGACCGGCGAGCTTGTCGAACGTATTGTCAAATCGCATGAAGAGACTGTTCTGGACTTGTGCTTCGACGACAAGTACCTCGTGACTGGAAGCAAAAACAAGTCGGTCAAGATCTGGAGTAGGCCGAGCACATTTGAAGCAGAGCTGGTCGGAACCCTAGATCTCCATGGAGCTGCTGTCAACGTAGTGCTGACGCAGAAACAAACCGATGGTTCACGAATTCTCTTTACAGGAAGTGGCGATCACACGATCAGTATGTGGTCACTGCGACACTCGGGATCTGAGCTCGAGACGAACCACGTTCGTAACTTCACGACGCATAGGACGGGCATAGCAGCTATGGATGTTTTTGGCGATCAGCTTATCTCGGGTTCTTCTGACAACGCGGTCAAAATTCACGATATCCATGCGGGCACAACGATTGCGAGCCTCGAAGGCCACACCAATCTTATAAGAACTGTCCAAGTCATTGCAGGTGCGAACGGCCTGTCTACCGTGGTCAGTGGATCCTATGATGGGACCATCAGGTTTTGGAGGAGATCTAAACATGAGACGGATGCTGGTAGTCTTCCGCAGCAGTGGTCGGAAGTGGATAGACTCGAATACGACGGCGCAAACAACCCTGAATCCACAGATGCCGAGCTCGCCAAACGCTTTGGTGAGGGCAAGAGAATATTCGACTTACGAGTGAGCAGTCACGGTGGCCACACAAAGTGA
- a CDS encoding Alcohol dehydrogenase has protein sequence MASTNIPKEMKAIQVVEYKKPYEIRAVDVPQPDQLAPLDLLVKVAVASNCHTDSMVQQGVFGTPLPQTASHEGAGTVVAVGSDVKEFKPGMRVMCGLPLHPCGVCHDCLGPENQKQYCMSLASGHIGVQTNGCFAEYVKCDSRSTTPLPDEVSFMSAAPLACAGRTAYRSVIKTGLKSGEWIAFVGSGGGLGHLGIQFAKALGYKIVGVDARDEGLELTKHYGADIVVDARKGKDEVVKEVHKVTNGMGVDSTVTLSDHKDAAAIGCAITKMHGTMVQIAQPDNIEIPFPEIIFRDIRIIGSLISSADESKSMLEIIANHGITVTTHPFEGLDKIGELVELVHTGKLKGKAIIIVDKEQIEHEKKIGAKY, from the coding sequence ATGGCGTCTACAAACATTCCCAAGGAGATGAAGGCGATCCAGGTTGTGGAATACAAAAAGCCATACGAGATCCGAGCAGTCGACGTACCTCAGCCAGACCAACTAGCACCATTGGATCTCCTCGTTAAGGTCGCCGTCGCATCAAATTGCCACACAGATTCCATGGTCCAGCAAGGAGTCTTCGGCACACCTTTACCACAAACCGCATCTCACGAAGGTGCTGGCACAGTCGTGGCTGTCGGAAGCGATGTCAAAGAGTTCAAGCCAGGCATGCGAGTAATGTGTGGCCTGCCTTTGCACCCTTGTGGTGTTTGCCACGATTGCTTAGGACCAGAGAACCAAAAGCAGTACTGTATGAGTCTTGCCTCTGGTCACATCGGCGTTCAGACAAACGGatgcttcgccgagtacgtCAAATGTGACTCGCGATCGACCACGCCCTTGCCGGACGAAGTGTCGTTCATGAGCGCCGCACCGCTGGCTTGTGCTGGCCGGACAGCATACCGGTCAGTCATCAAGACGGGTCTGAAGAGTGGTGAATGGATAGCCTTTGTTGGCAGCGGAGGTGGTCTTGGTCACCTGGGGATTCAGTTTGCAAAAGCACTAGGCTATAAGATCGTTGGCGTTGATGCGAGAGATGAGGGTCTGGAGTTGACAAAGCACTATGGCGCAGACATTGTAGTTGATGCGAGGAAGGGCAAAGATGAAGTCGTGAAGGAGGTCCACAAGGTCACTAACGGCATGGGCGTCGACTCAACCGTGACACTGTCAGACCACAAAGATGCCGCAGCGATTGGTTGTGCTATCACGAAGATGCATGGAACCATGGTCCAGATCGCACAACCTGACAACATTGAGATTCCGTTCCCGGAGATTATCTTCCGAGATATCAGGATAATCGGGTCGTTGATCTCTTCGGCGGACGAGAGTAAGAGTATGCTGGAAATTATTGCCAACCACGGCATTACGGTCACAACGCATCCCTTCGAGGGTTTGGATAAGATTGGGGAGCTGGTTGAGCTTGTGCACACTGGAAAGTTGAAGGGCAAGGCTATCATTATTGTGGACAAGGAGCAGATCGAGCATGAGAAGAAGATTGGTGCGAAGTATTAG